TGTTCTGCTGGTACTTAGTCTTAGGTGTGGCTATAAGCATAAATAAATATCCCAAGTGGGCGGTAACTGCCAAGCTCGGTTAGAGTGCTACTACTATAATAGTCAATTGTGCATACCACTAGCTCTAACTGACCTGGCGTGTTCCTGGATCAAGCTGGCCTGTCtactattgttgcattttgatttGACTATAAGAGAAGTGAGTCGTTCATTAATGAACCACGCCTTCAGcacttgaactctgcaatctgattggactgCAAAATTTCTGCAGCAGGAACaaaacctgacattgcagtgATACCCAACCCTACGTGAGCGTCCAGAGTGGGCCGATTGACCCAGAAATTTAGTGTGGGGAATGGATTGAATAAGTGTCATgagttgactgcttaccgaaAGCCACTCTTTAATCTTTGCATATTATAGCACataaaagaacaattttcgtgcaATTAATTTTCGTGCAGAATTGCTAAGCaacgaaaacagcgaaaattaatcCCCTCTAAATTTCACGCTACACGGTATTTATACGAGTGACATGTATACGTGTATATTGCTCCTGCTTTTTCAGTTTTGTTTACAGGTCTCTGTCAAACACGATACTCCTCAAGCAAGGAGCTCACACCCCACCGCTATACCAAGACCCGATCCGAACAACGAGCACAGTATAGCTCAGCAACCACCAACCATGCCTAACGTGAACATTGTTCCTCAAGCAACGCAGGACAACTATAACCCACAACCCGAGGCTAGACTTGTACCCAACTCGCCAACTGAAGGTCGCTCGTCTATGAACTTTGACGACCCTAGGCCAGCTTATGATAGGGTAGAGGTAAATGGTTTTCGAAATGCTGCCGGGCAAAACGAACGGCAATCGTCTACTGGACCACAACCCGATAATAGCATCCGCTATCCTCCGGGCTTGCAAGTAAAGCAAAGTCATAGTAGTGCCCCTAGCAGCACCAATTTAGCGCTATCGGAACAAGCGGCTAGCCCCACTGATGCCTTAAATAGAATGTCACTGGTTTTGGGCGATCAACAGTTGGAGAGACCCTCCAATATTCCTTCCGACTTCAGTCAAAGTCAGTACCCTGCTAACACTCACCAAGGAGGTGGCTATCAAGATCCAGTTAGCAACTATCAGGGTCAAAGTGGCTTTGATAACTTGCCACAAGATCAGTATCAGAATCAGCCACGGCGAGAATCACCCAGTATGCACCGGCACCCCTCTCAATGGCCTAACCATGACCAGTTTCACCAGATGGAGGTTACTAATACCACCACTCAACCTCCCATACCCATCCAGGTACATTCCCGTGATTCCAGTCATTATGCTAGTATATATGTATTGTGAATTAATGTTTTGTGCAGGAGTATACGTTATGTGAATGCACATGTCCTCATacaatatacgtacatgtgcatgcgtgtgtgagctacatgcatgtatcctAGGTTTCTAGTCAGGATTTGAgttacaaaataatgcttcgttttcAATTAAGttacctagttttgcttacatgtacttggaataccattgcagccttttcagaatagtgcgtagcaaaacttgtccattggagtgagtgttgctactctgcTTAGTAGttatatagctctgcactagaacgcttgCTATTTATTTCATGCAgcagcaattaattttatggactttgaacattttgcatcctttttagcaacaatcattcCTGTTTCTAATTATATATTCACTTCGTTCAGATCGatgagtcttttgttagcatatAGCAGGCTAAGGATAGCTGTTTAGAATGCTATCATATATACGTACCTAACTTCTATCCTATACtgcttcaatccacttccgttcgttgtgacgttattgttttactgagcatatacgatgttatccaaagtcCTCAGTTTCTTGGGATTaagtggcgcatgcgcaaacagtcaaTACCATGCAGCTAGGCCCATCTTCAGTGTGGcctaggatcgaggctaaataaTAGCATGATACCAAGTGTTTATGAGGACGAGttgcctgtataattatttcactctcatgctataattatgtgttttatatcatGACAacccttaccaaatcatgcctcgaggctatacACAATTGTGTAATAAAAAAATATTGaggggactgtatgactttaatTTATTACACCCTtataaccttgacaacgtgatatgTGTAGTTAatagctagtataattatagctgcatgttgtAGCGCCTTCGCACCAATTAAGGCATCATGCAGAAGTAGTATGTACCTGGGGTGCATGTTTTCATTCAGAATGTAGGCCACTCTGATGGAATTATTTACGCCAACATGGAGACATCTGCACAAGTTTGTGAGGCCCTTGAAGGAGGTGTAGCAGACTGTCATTCGTTGATTAAAAGGTAAATACCATTCCCAATACTAAATTGCTgtctcagcataattatatcctccaCTCTACAGATTACAAGATGGATTGGCTTCATTTCAAACTAATCGCGAGGTCTTCATGAAGGTGACTGGGGAGCGGGACCGTCTCTCAATTGAAACAGCTGGTCAGAGGGAAATCATTGCTACCATCCAGCATGTAAGAccaagagagagagtatcggacgtaggcatactgtgtatcagatgtatctggagagtaacgtgactgcTTGGAATTAGCACACTGACCCAAGCAATCCGAGTGTGAGTGATGATCCCTTTTTGATAGATTACGTCACCCATACTTGGATTGGTCGTGTGTAAATTCCAaacttgtgacagatacaggaagtcacgttactctccgcatacatctgatgtacagtttGTCTACGTCTACATTCGAATCTCTCTCTATTATATACTCTTGGTATGACTGAAAGCCGTATATAACCCAAAATTTCAAGTGGCTTAATTTTTTCTGTTTTCGTGggtagtacatgtaataccaTAAAAACATTTATCTGTAATCTAGAAACGTGCAAAAATTTAAGGCGTGGGTATAAGCAAGTCAATCCACGATATTTATtcaacaaaatgcttttagaggtcTATACGGTATAGTCCACACAGAACTGTTTTCCATTCAGCTGTATgaataatataatttatgtatacacataattattatattacatgcatgaatgcctatatattatatacataggtttactgcacatgcatgcatgcactgtgctgTATACACTATTAATAGGAGTTGAAGATCAAAGAAAAGAAGAGTACAAGTTTGGCTGAGGAAACTGAGAGGGTTAGGGTTGATCTCCAACTAGCCTTAAACAAAGTTAGTTTATAATTAAGGCGATGAATAGCACAATATTTTTCTGATAGTGTACAAAGTTACTGACGTCTCTTAAGCAGTGCCGAGAAGAATCAGAGCAGAGCATAGCTGAAGTGAGAGGTCGTTGTGAGCAAGAAACCGATAGAAGGATTAAACAAGAGGTAAATACATGCACCTAGGGCTAATAAGGGGTTGCGGTTGTTAGTTTAAGCCATCTATAACTTGCTCATTCCTCTGCAGAGACAGGCTCGTAGGGTTTTTAAGCAACTGGACAGACGTGTGAAGGAGCCAGTCGTACTCTCACCATCAAAGGTACTGAAATAGTGTACACCATAACTAAATTCATTATAATTGCAGGGTAGGAAACGTGACGAGTCCCTACGAACTTACAGGCAGGAGGTTAAAGCGTTCACTGTGAATTTAGAGACACCTATCCAGTATTCCGATCGAAACCGGATCGGGAGTGGAAGTTTTGGATCTGTGTATGCAGTCAACTTGAATGGGGCTCCATGCATCGCTAAGCGTCTACACGACATACTTATGGGGCGTGGCAAACAAGAAAAAGTTGCACTGGACGAAAAGCAAGTATGCCATGAAAAGTTTTGTCGTGAGTGTGTTTTAATGAGCCAAGCAGAACACCCCAATGTTGTCAAATTCCTTGGAGTATATTTTGGTAAAGATGAGTTTGATCTGACACTGTTTATGGAACGGCTTCACACTGACCTTGAGGCGTACCTCAGCAGTACCCCAAACGTACCTCTTCCCACTAAGATATCGATTCTTCATGATGTCTCCTGTGGACTACTCTATCTCCACGAGGAGTGCTCTATCATCCATCGCGATCTCACAGCTGCTAACATTCTCCTAACAGCCGACAACCAAGCCAAGATAGCCGACCTTGGTGTGTCAAGAATTTTCGATAGAACTTTTTTACAACTCTCAAAGATTCCAGGCACTCTTGCATACATGCCTCCTGAAGCTCTCAAAAATATTGCCAATTACGACGAAAGCCTTGACGTCTTTTCGTTTGGCGTTCTCACTCTTTGTGTTAGGATCCAAATGTCACCTGACCTCTCCTGGGATCATGTGCCCGATGATGTCCATGCCAAGGGGGAGCAAGAAATCTTCAAGAGAACATTTTGGATTGAGATAATGGAACAAAAACAACCTGAACTAATCTCGCTTGTCCTGTGGTGTTTGTCTGATGACCCTAAAAGCCGACCCAGCACTTATTGTATGAATGTTACCCTTCAAGAAATGAAACACGACCTTTAGCAAAATAGTATTGAACTCAGGACTTTGATATAACTTGTTtctatacaatcatgtattatTTTATTCAGGCACGTATTTTGTTCCTATATAATTAGCTATATGTTTAGCGTTTCAGCATAATAAGAaatgaacataataattattaattgtaaACTTGAAAATTGTTTTTATATACGTGAAAAATGTATTGATTGTGCATGCACGCATGGCAATGTGACAGATAACAAAAATGTTGTCTTCAGTGCTTTAAACGTGTGCGGAGCTAGATTATTACGTAGCTATACGTGCAAACAACATtaacagcatgcatgtatgcatgtatattatacgTAAACTCTGCCCAGGGAAACTTTTTTAATTATACCTCCAATTATATCTgaatctagctataattatataactatataattatataactataaTGAAATGCATGCGCATAATGCGCACAAAATCCTTCTGTATGAGATCCATGAATAATTTTAAAATAGTTGGTTCACTCCAAAAGATTAAGCTCGcggtaattattatatacatgtatacaaccaAAGGAAATAATGATTGGGTTGAATAACGGCTAGACTAAGTCATGAATTAGCTCACAGTCTCGATCTGTACAGTTTTTAACATGTATCCTAAACTTCTGAATCTCTCCCAATCGATGCTGTTTATTGCACACGGGACACACAAGGTTAGGATCGCAGGGAATTTGCTTCATGGTTGGCTCTCTGGTTCTGTCTTTCATTATACCATTGTATATACCCTCACCAGTTTGTACCTCATCAAGAATATCTTGATCATTCACTCGTCCTTTAGTGCCTTCCATTCTAAGACTTCGATCTTGAATGTTTGTGGGAGGATTTATGGACATGGTCGACATCATGTCTACTACAGTAACTATGGAATTATCCTCCTTAACTTCAGCATGAGTGTGTATGGCTGGTGTACTTCCATCTTCATGTCTATTCTCGACTGTAAGTTCTTTTCTTGAATCGTGTACACTTTCTAACAAAGGGATGTTTTGATAATATGCTCCCGAAGAAATGTCTGGTGGGCTGTCTGGTGGGATGAGAATTCCATCGATATTATGGTAGAGATGATTTTGAGGTACTGAATTCGAAGGTGGTTGGTTCACGTACACTTTCTTTGTGTCGTTTTGAGGAATATCAGACAACTGATTGGAAGATTGAGGTATCCCTGCTTCAACGGCAGTCACAATACCTGAGGGTGGGAATTGGACAATCTGCTGTGATAGCGGAATTGGTGATCTTGATGTTTGGAAATTTGTTGGAGTTGATGCTTGTACATTGTGTACCGGTATACCAACTTTAGCTCCTTGCTCTGTTGGCGTATTTAGCACAGCGTTGTTTTCACTTTGGCGTCTTCGATTCGTGACTTGTCGAGGGCTTGTACTGCGATGTTGTCGACCATCGCGAGAAGTTTGTTTAAATGTAGCAGCTTTTAGAGCCTGCAAAGATAGTAGCAGAG
This is a stretch of genomic DNA from Halichondria panicea chromosome 1, odHalPani1.1, whole genome shotgun sequence. It encodes these proteins:
- the LOC135336642 gene encoding uncharacterized protein LOC135336642 isoform X1, which translates into the protein MAEIKALKAATFKQTSRDGRQHRSTSPRQVTNRRRQSENNAVLNTPTEQGAKVGIPVHNVQASTPTNFQTSRSPIPLSQQIVQFPPSGIVTAVEAGIPQSSNQLSDIPQNDTKKVYVNQPPSNSVPQNHLYHNIDGILIPPDSPPDISSGAYYQNIPLLESVHDSRKELTVENRHEDGSTPAIHTHAEVKEDNSIVTVVDMMSTMSINPPTNIQDRSLRMEGTKGRVNDQDILDEVQTGEGIYNGIMKDRTREPTMKQIPCDPNLVCPVCNKQHRLGEIQKFRIHVKNCTDRDCELIHDLV